Proteins encoded by one window of Chaetodon trifascialis isolate fChaTrf1 chromosome 15, fChaTrf1.hap1, whole genome shotgun sequence:
- the LOC139343825 gene encoding coiled-coil-helix-coiled-coil-helix domain-containing protein 5, with translation MQAAMDITAKYCQKEMEAYGSCVASNPSTWQQTCHELKMKVAQCTSSHPVIQKIRQGCSKEFVEFERCLREHQDNPTSCSAHVARFLGCAETVDISGVAANPVPQPS, from the exons AT GCAGGCAGCTATGGATATCACGGCAAAATATTGCCAGAAAGAAATGGAGGCATATGGGTCATGTGTGGCTTCCAATCCATCAACATGGCAGCAAACGTGTCATGAGCTGAAGATGAAGGTTGCACAGTGCACGTCATCACA CCCAGTGATCCAGAAGATCAGACAGGGCTGTTCCAAGGAGTTTGTTGAGTTTGAGCGGTGTCTGAGAGAACATCAGGACAATCCTACCTCCTGCTCAGCACATGTGGCTCGCTTTCTGGGCTGTGCAGAGACCGTGGACATCAGTGGAGTGG CTGCAAATCCAGTACCTCAGCCATCGTAG